From the genome of Eublepharis macularius isolate TG4126 chromosome 4, MPM_Emac_v1.0, whole genome shotgun sequence:
taaataataaataaataataaataaatttaatctgACTACCCTTGAAATCATCTGGCAACAGCTGCAGTGTCCACAAAGTATTGTAAAGACACCTGCCTACGTGATTCAAAGGAATTTACTTGCTGATTTTACTTTCACTTACCCACAAGCCACATATTGGCCATTTTTTGAGACGGCAATACATGTACCACGCAGACAGCCTTCATCAGTAAACCTGCTCAAGCATCGCCTACTTTTCACATCCCATATGAAGACTTCACCTTCATCTAGTAAACACATAAGGAAGACAATAAATGAAAAGAGTACTAAGCACCACTTAAGACATCAACATGCAATGCTGAGTTTGAAAATCAAAAGTCTGCCAAACGAGGAAATGCAATAGAGCAGGACAAGAAAGCTGCTTCTTCAAGAGTAAGGTTTTAAAATATCAACAATAATCCTGTAGTTTTATATTAAACTTTATAATCTAAAGACAGGAACTGCTATTATTTTAGTCTGATGTGCTGGTCTTCTCTGTTTTATGGGATGGTTGCATTGAGTTGGgaattttattaaaatgttttagatTTTAACAGCTTGGCTTttcatttttgctgctttttaaagCTGCTCATAAACAGCAGCAATAGAGGTCAATTCCTCTGCAAAGCGCATGCGTCGAAGCAATGAATCTGCACATCATCCACACTGAAACACTCACCAGAATGGGTGTATATTTTACTGCTGTCTGGAGAAAAAGCCGATGCAGTAGCTCTCCCATTTATTTTCATGCTGCCAACAAACTCTTTTGTCTAGGATAGAGACACAATGCTTGTTGATGCAATTATTCACAGGAAACTTAAGCGAAACTGCCTGATCTCACTTGGGAAGCTGACACTCTATAATCTCCACCATCTGTTTTTTCATTAAACAAAACTGACTAATAATATTTGTACAACACAAAGCTATTTGCTTTATCCATTTTGAGTTGTCAGTGACGGCATTTTAGATTGAACGTTAATCAGGTAAGAAATTTCCACAAATCACGAACTGACTATTCAAACAGATGCAACCAGCAGGAAAAATCAGCATGTAAAAGATTTCATttatcaactttttaaaatgtcactaTCTCAACACcctgttactggcagaaaatagtgacgACTTGAAACGACCACTGATGAGGggtaaaggagaaagcgccaaagcaggattacagctgaacatcaagaagacaaaagttatgactgaggaattgcacaattttaaagttaacaatgaggaaactgaaattgttcaaaattttctattccttggctcagtcatcaaccaaaagggagactgcaatgaggaaatcagaagaagactgagacttggaagagaagctgtgagggagctagaaaagattgttaaagataaagatgtctctctggggaccaagatcaagataatccaaatatggtattccccattaatatgtatggatgtgaaagttggacggcgaaggaagctgacaggaagaaaactgactcacttgaaatgtggtgctggaggaaagttttgcggataccatggacagccaaaaagacaaataagtgggtaatagatcaaatcaagcctgaattctccctagaagctaaattgACAAAACTGAGCCTGTCatactttgttcacatcatgcaaagacaagattctctggaaaagtcaataatgcttggaaaagtggaaggcagcaggaaaagaggaagacccaaaatgagatggcttgacgcaataaaagccacatcctccagtttgcaggatctgagcaagtctgtgaatgataggacattctggaggtctctcattcataggatcgccataggctggaggcaacttgatggcacgtaacaaatacaaatatcaaccatagatattaaaaataattggCTAGCTTGCCAGTAGAAGTGAATTCCAGCCTGAAccaacaatttttcttttctaaacatTCAAGCCATGTTTTTACCTTCATTGCTATTAAATGCTGATATCCCGACAGCCCAGAAATCAGGAGGAATGACCCATCTGGAGATACTTCAAATTTCCTGACAAATCTCTCCTCTAAACCTTAAAGGGGGGAAATACTGGAGTATGTTATAGTTCCAACATATAGCAAGTTATCTGTTGTATAGACTAAGCAACCTTTCATTAAAAATGTTGTGTGTTAATCTGGGTACACGTTTATTGTGGTCAGGTTTATATTTTTATGTGTTCTACTGCATGTACAAGATTTTGTATACCTTTCAAGATGCTGTTGTaatgagcttttgcccgtgtctgaaactaagctcctactagccaaaagaaagatgtatctttctcttggaaagctttcagcaattagctctcagacctgtcaaacagttaagttctttgaaccacctgtttatctgtacatttatttatatagggttcaatattgctttgcaactctttatcaaacacatacacacgtgtctagagtttatttcactttattgaaaatacaccctagttttttaatgaagaaagtaatcaaaatataaatggttattaatataaatcctataaaaacagaacacagaagggCAATatgaaataagtttgctaacatttcttaataaattccaagtttaacataatcaaagtttctatgaaatgcataggtaaaaataggttctcacctaaattctctcaagagatttcttccatcagagctctgccattctatctgagtttgcaattttatacatcatcatatgtaaatatctaaggtctattcacatgatagcacaaacaaatgataattggtctgatgcttcactgaatattcatagtttctattgtataaccttcggattagtaaaaaattacgttatactcaaacCTGCAAAAAAACTgtaaatctctgacaagtgtcagaaaaagttaagttgagagatcaccattggttgaaatctctgatagaggaaaaTTAATCTCGAtaagagtccactattttaattaactgtcaaaagattaaagcacacctgttagaattacctaacacagaaAAAAACACGGAGACGattcatgcaaagtctgaatgttcatctagaatacaagtgcttggcctagtattgctcactattgattattgtcatgtgcttttatctatattggtgcaacactgTAAACAGTTCattctctggttgttgtgggttttccgggctgtattgccgtggtcttggccaagaccacggcaatacagcccggaaaacccacaacaaccatcgttctccagccgtgaaagccttcgacagttcaTTCTCTGTTCACTCTCTGAATGCTTATGCCTCTGTCACAGGTACTACAGGTCCAAAGATACGGAAGGAAATTATCCTTACTTTACAAGAGCTCTTCTACCATGCGAAAATAATCTGGCCCGATAGTcacttttacaaatattatgatATATGTATCCTGCTGTTGTACTTGATGCCCCACCCAACACACCTTAGCTTCCAATCATTTACCGGGCTAGGCAGGAACCGCTATTTCTGAGCACTGGGTATGGGGATCAAGCCACTCCTGTCATGCACCCGTCTCCTTTCTCACATCACATTTCCAGGCCATTGAACAAGGGAGGGGGACATGAGTACCTACTCTTGCTTCCATTACCACCACTTTAAATTAAAATGAGGGTGGCATCAATATCAACTGGATAACTCTGCAACTGGTGAGGCTGAGGAAGCGTTCTTTGGATAGGAGATtctcatttttactaataaagtGCACCTGCACAAGTTAGTACGGGCTTATCTGTCAAGCATGATCAATGACTGAAGGCACTTAATTCaaccaaggggttttttttctactCAAAACAGACAAGCATTACTCAAAGTATTTGCGAAGCTTTTTCTGTCTAGTTCAGGGGAAAAGAGCTATTTTTGCCCCTTATTGATAGACAATTTTTGGATCTTTTTAAGTGCATAAAAAGatgttaaaaatgattaaaacctTACCTCTGATACGGTTTACAGGAATAATCTTTCCACCCATCATGTCATATACATAGAACAGCTTTTCGCGTAAACTAGTAGCTATAACTTGCTCTCCATCTGCACTAAAACGTGCTTTGTAGACTGGAAACTTTTGGAGATAGATGCTCTGTATCTTAGGATTAGTTTTACCATCCACCTTTAAAGAAAGAAATTATTTCACTTGTCACTTGACTGTAGGTCTCAATAGAAACTTAGCAAACAGCAAAACCCAGCTTGACATGAATGTAACtacttaggggtgtgcactttgggttcctggttcggaaaaaaaacccaaatcgagcctgatttgtaaagattcggtatttccaaattgggaGCAGTATGATGGCCCCGATTTGCTTTAGGGCCtatttaaagggctccctcctaCTCCACACCACTTACCGAGGACATCCTGGCAGTGGTGGCGCTGGCGACAGAGGCTGTGGCCTTCCCCACGGTGGAAGTGCCGGCGGTGGCCTTTCCCACTGTGGAGGCAGAAGCGGTGGCGTGGGCGGCAGAGGCACTGGCtgtggccttccctgccgcccagCTGGCCGCTGTGGAGGAAGTGGCGCAGGCGGCGGTGGAGCTGACTCCTGCCTTCAggacaggtaagtggggttgggggaaggggagctcaagagggggtggggggacttggTGACAGTTTccccctcacttcggtatgctccaaataATTACGAAGCATACCAAAGGGATTCCAATAACCCGAATCTGAAGTGGCTTGCCTGTTTTGGGTTATTCCAGATCTTTTTCCCGTTTTGGGCAATCCCAAAGCAGAAAAACCAAATATTTTGCCGGTGCACACCCGTAGTAACTACCAGAGCcacaaaataaatacatgcacATTTCCCTTCCCAAGCTAAAGATTGTATCCTAGAATTTATGCATGGACAAGCATTACACATGGAGTTTTACAAGACCATTGTGCTTCCATTCCAGAAGAAAGCAAACCAGAAACAGCCACATAGTAATGTAAAGCAAAGGAGTTAAGTCATTTACATCTTCTAGAATGTTCAAAAACAAAAACGATGCATTAACTCCTCACCTGGAACAGTGACACAGATTGATCTAACCCAGCTGTCATAACAACTTGGGCAGAGTGATGGAATTGCACAGTTGTCAGTTTTGCATTTGATGGACGGTCATTATTAGCATGCAGGCAGTTTTTAATCTAAAAACAAAAATAGTGGGCCATAAATATAGTAGATAATTAAAATAAAAGGCAGAATAAGCACATATACAGACATTATGCAGCTGAATAATCTCCCTGAATTTATTGAAAGCTAAGAACTAcatttatactaatgacacacacatatatataaacaAAGCTGTTGCTTACATAATACCAGTGATATACTCCTCCACAAGGAATGAGAAACTGCCTTTATGATAGATTTGATGTAATTTATTTACCATATGTAAAATCAGTTATTTAGAAAGGCATTACCTCAATATAGAAAcatacaattctttaaatatttctCTGTTTGGAATTTCTAGAATATATTATTGACTTCAGCACACAGGAGTAGATATTAATAAATGTAGCGCCTAAAACCACTATTATTCAAGTAGCCAATGAGAACTGTGTTTATTCTCGAGCTAAAGTTTCGAAGTTTAATTTTATATAAATAGACAGAAAATGTGTGTTTAAAATTTGTACAGCTGCCAGACAAAGTTTTGCTGTTAGtatattcacagtgcaatcctaaggggggcTGAATGCTCTCAAGGAGCCAACAAGCCGTTTCATTGACGCATCTTGCTCTTATGTCAACACATGCCTAAGTTACACTTGCGCAGTGCACTGGTTGTGTTCCGCCAGACTCAGTTACCAGTGCTGGGCATAAACTCCTTCACCAGTGTaggagtgggtaggccagggactcTGCCAGTCCAGGCAGAGTAACACCTCAAAACAGTGGTGGAAAGTTACGACATGAAAATGATGGGGTAGTTCATAGGCACCCACGCAAAGAGAAAAAATCTCCCCCTCAAGCTGTGCGACCCTGCCCAAAAGCCTGGAGGAACTCCGAGTTCCAACTCCAGCCACAACGAATCCCCTCACATTCCAGCAGTGGCCAAGCCCTCCCCCACAGAACCCCTGAATTCAGTAAGTAGGGTGCGCAGCACATGGCTGTCTCAGAGCTCCCTGCCTTACATAAAGCATAAGGCACCTCAGTGGCCAGAAAAGCAGGGTGGGCGCTTTGCAAAACTATGCAAGTCCTTAGCACTGACACTCCAAGGAGTGAGCAAAGCATAGAACGAGTGGCTAACGTCGCTCACTGCAAACACTGAACAGGTACTCCATCTCCAGATGCTTGGCTGGAAGGGGTGATGACACTTTGACAGGTAAGCAACAGTAGGGTATCCATCACCCCGCAGCTTGCCCGTACACATGTGCCTCCTCTGTTCCCCTTGCACGAGCCCAGGTGCCACCCCATAATGCTTGTCTCTACAACAAAGACCAGTGGCATGTGGGGGAGAGGGGCCTGACCCTGGCCTTTCAGGCACCATGGCTCATGACTAACAATGGGGTAGGCTTCCAGGAAAGCATACTTTGGATGGCCAcctcagatttggggggggggggctggcatccctTCACAGGGATATTTGTATACTTCCCTGACAGGAGCGCGCACACATCCCTTAGGAGCAAGGGCAAGGCACAACTGCTGGTCAGGGTAGCTGGGAGCTGCCCTTCTGTATTTCCTCAATAAGGTGGCCAAGCAACCCTGGGACTCATTCTCTTGCAGGATCAGTAGCTAATGCTGCTGCAGCAGCGGATCCATCTTTGGCACTCTGCTCAGGCTGTGTTTCCAGGCTAGCTCGAGGAGCATTCTTCCTCAGACAGCAGTTCAGCCTGAGAGTCTGCCCACCTCATGAGCAAGTTGCATGACGGATGGCTGACTCTGGGTCTACGGAAGTCCCTGGATGCCCTTCATGATCTGCAGTTAAATGAAGTCTGGGCTGTGTCACTGTCTGTTTGTGGGTAACACTAGCTCCACACCTCTCCCTCCCCCAATTCCTCCTTCCCATTTGTCACTAACACATAGGACTGCCTCTTCATACTCCTATGAGGGTGGCTTCTGGCTCGGGAGTAGTCATGCTGGGGTGGTTGTGGAGGATCCCcacactttggatccccacttgGATCTCCAGCTCTCCTTTGCACACTACAGGATGCTGGATGCAACTTGGTGGGATGCCCAAGATGGCGTGTGGCTGCTCTGTCTCTGAGGGGGACCCCACACTCTTCCACAGCAGTGCTAGTAAGCCATGCAGATCGTTAGTACATGAGGAGGATCCAAGGTGGATGCTAGGGTGTTGCAGTCATGGACATAGTAGAGGGGGAGATGTGGACCCACTTTCCAGCCAACGTGATGGATTCCTGGGGAGCGTTATTGGCTGGGTCATCCTGCTCCCCTTTTGTtgtggggtttccccccccccaaaaaattcagACCTGGGGCTTTAGCCCGCCTCTCCTTTTTAACCATGTGGGGGTTGAACCAGGGCCCCAGCTATGCTATCCCAGTGCCTTTCCGCCGACCCACACCTATCTGTGTGAAATTCTCTGGCTGCACCCATGTGGCTGGTCGTGACATCAGGGCTACAGTGGGGTGTCTAGGATCTGCTGGCATGTCTCTGAGGAACCTCCTCTCCTGGCTCTGGAGATAGGATGCTAGTTCTGAGTATCAGACACTGTGAGTTTGAGCCTGGTCTAGGTCTTTTTCCTTCcttactgtttttatttttctgtgggaAGGGTGTGTGGCTCAGAGTGGGTGATGCTTTTGCTGCCAGTCTGGCCCTCACCAGTGCTGGGGCGGGCATCCTGGATGCTGTTGGGGTGGGTGGCCCCTGTGGGCTATGGAGGGGGTCCTCTTGAACCATGTTCCTTTCTCGGGTGCCACAGTTGCAGGGTTTTTCCACATTGTCCACTGGTGGGGAGTAGTAGTGAGAGCCACCAGCTACATTGGCAGCTAGAGACTGGTTGTGCTTGTAGCTACCACTCACAGAGGTGCCGTCAGCTGCTGTTGTATGGCTCATGGATGCTGACGGCATTTCAAGGGAGTGCTTGCTCTGCTGTCTGTGCATAGCTAGGCTTGTCCATTGGTGTATCTCCATGAGGAAAATCCTTAGCGAGCAGACTATTACTGCTGAAATTATGCAGGCATCTGGGTGCCTCCATCACAGCACTCAGGATCGGGCTGCCCCTATAGGAAAATGTTCTCAATTGAACCTTATGGaggctttctttctttatttttttaaataggtaAGGTAGTTGCCCCAAAACCTATTAATTCTGATATGtgagtttgcaaaaaaaaatgacagCATTCAGGTATCACAGCAAACAGAAGTTTACCATGATGAGTATGAACACAGCTTGTTGCAGTCCTTGTATAGTCTTCCTTGCTTCTCTCAGGGCTTGGGGAGCCCTGAATGATACTTGTGTTCACTATGGTGCCTGGATGCAGAAGCCTGGACGAACCAAGATTCTAAACTGGGATCCAAGGTTTAGAACCTGAGTTTACAGGGAGCAAACTCCACTTTGCACAGACACCTGAATTTGCTCTCATAGTGAACTGGAGTCAATAACTTTTGAAACACAGAGCCTTCAGTCACATACTATTTGTCAGAGGACAGAGGGAGAGAATGCAGGCACAGCAACAAATTGCATGTACTTTTTATCGCTTGTACTTTTCTGTTTGTTGTGGTGTCTGACTACAGGTATGGACTAAAACATGCACAACAAAGAAGCAGAATATTTTACCTGTAAAATTCCTCTTGGTAAAGACTCTGATGTGGTCACAAAATTGCCTGTCTTGCATAGCAGATCAGTATCTTCATCCTCTTCACTATcatctaaaaaatattttgaatatttcCATTTACTATTTTAGCTACACTTAAAAACGTCAGAGTGCAGCCATATTTGTGAGAAGCAACAATCAAAAATTAAATGCTCTATTAAGAAAAATCACTCTATCACATACATCTTCAGTCTGTTCTGCATACATCTTGACTCCATGTTCATAAGTCTCAATTAATTCAGTAGGACATTGCTTAGTAACTATAAAGTGGATTGTAACTTCAATGAGCTTCTCTGCTTAGGTTCACAACATAGAAAACTCCTTTTACCttcatgttttgtttttctgatgTTTGTCTTCATAGTCCTCTGTGCCCAAGAAGGGGTTGCTCCCATAACACTCTGAAATCTAAGACCAATAATATACTACAATGTTATTCATGCAAGTAGAAATGTGGTATTAATAGAAAAGATGTAGTTTCTCTCAAATATAAAGTATGTATGTCGGGGGACAAGCATTAGAAAACTAGTAGAAAGGGGTACAGCAAAAGTAGTTTACAGGGATCAGCAAAGGTCATagtttccttcccttcctcttatCCGTTTCGTACCTGCAATGCAACAGCTCAGGCCAGCTGGTTAAGAGAAAGGCTGTGCAATAATGAGGTAGAAAACATTCTCCTTCCCTCATCATTTCCTAAATATTCCATTTGGTGAAACTATATAGAAATGCTTGCAAAGCACATGTgcatacaaacatacatacacTAGCAACCTTCCAGCATTATTACACACAAAGCCCACTGGGTCTTTCTTGCATAATTCAAATCATGCTTCTTTCAGGAATTTGTTTTCTCCTTAAACTAGGTTTCTGTGTAGCAGATGGTAGCTTTATCATAGAAAAATAATTTACTGTAGCTTCttgattttatattatatatgcTAATGTGTTTTGAAAACTCTTCAGTTAATTTacatgctgccagtcagagaagaaagTAGGGGAATCATTTGTTGTTTAACCATATGTCAGACACTATAATGCAAATAAAATAGGTTCCCAAGACTACACCCTCATGCATATTATTACTAAAGCTTACTCTTCTTGAAGTTTTCTGTGCAGCTTTTCCTTAGTAATTTTTCTTTCTGCAGCACTTTTCATCATATTTTTCCTATGTCGATGAGTCATGTCAATTCTAGGAAAATAAAGTCATGTTAAATTCACAAAATTTTCCAAAATCATTCAACTAAACAGTTTAAAAGAAGTCAGCACATTAAAGTTTACCATAAACTGTATTACATTGTAAGCAGCTAAGCTTCCATTAAActcatgaaaaacaaaaaaaaaattctcttagcAGCCAAGGTCTTAGAAAGAGGGCAACCAAacaatcatttttaaaagcattaaaaatataCAAGTTAACAAAATCATGAAGAATTAGGTAAAAGTATGGGAAATTATATTACAATCCTTAACTTGGCATAAGCCTCACATAAATCAATGATACTTGCTTGGAAGTGGAACCTtagattattatttattatatttctaatctgGTCTCCCTACAAACAGGCTCACAGCAGAATACAACAAAGATAATATACATGAACATTACTTTCAAACCAGAGATAAAcaccaataaatatataatacaatttctaaaagacagattaTTTATTGGCaacatttttaccccacttttccatTCTCATGGGCCACCAagttggctaacaaattaaaacctcatcttaaaaagcattaaaataaatacacaaatacatcattaaaacagtttaaaactagAGCTTGAgataaatacaaacaaacaaaaataaatgattACTCTCTATTCACAAGCGTTTATCACAAACTTCTCTTACATTTCCTCAGCTTCATCATCTTCATCCACCCAGGCTGGTTTTTTAGATGGGAGAAAGTTGTCCGTTTCATCGTCAGTTTCTGAATCACAAGACTCCTCTTCAAGTAGGTTCCCACTAACTCCTTCATCACACttataaaataacataaaagaGACCACAGACGATTGGCAAATAGTAGTCTGGAGGGCACCTATAATAggtaataattaataataacaacaattgtgcttatataccacccttctagacagattagttcctcacccagagttggtaacacgttactgttattattatcctcacaatacagctggggagctggggctgagaggagtggcttatccaaggccacctactgagcttagggcagtagtgggattcgaactagtagagtgctgattcgcagccgaaccacttaaccactgtgccacaaCAGCTATGCTAGAACCTAGTCTCTCTAGCAAAGTATGACTAACCCACTAAAAGGGCTACCGGTTTCTTTAACAGACCAGCGACAGCCAGAAATCCAAGAAGCCAGGCGCAGCCTTTGGCacccgctcccagcctctcccGGAGGAAGGGGTGCCCTGCCTGTCAAGCCACGCAACTCTGCACATACGAGTTCACTGCAGCCCCCGAGGCGACCTGAGCTCACCCGTATCGCGAAGTACCTGCTCGGAAGAGTGACCCTGAAGCCGCCTCAGCAAGCCTTCTCCCTCCTGGGTGTCGCCGAACAGCAGCTCCTCCAGACCCCGTTCCGCGGCAGGCTTCTCGGCCAGAACCGCTAAATGCCGCGCCCGGCGGGCCTCCTCCGTCAGATCGTGGGCTGGCGCCGAAGCATCCCCCTCGCGGACGGCCCCGCGGCCCGCATCAGCATCGCGCTGCTCTTTCCGCCCTCGCTTTCGTCTAACCGGCGAGCCATACCGAGCACCGGCCACCGCCTCCATGCTTCCTACACCCGTGCTCCGGAGCGGAACCGGAAAGGCCGTTCACGTGACGCAGAACCCTTCTTCACGCTCCTCACCATAGAGGCGCACATATTCGCAGCACCCAAGGGAAAGAGACACGGGGGTAAATAAAGCTTTTGGTTTTCAAAGGCCAAGAACTAGGAAAGAATACAATAGAAATCTGAGAATATTTCACTTAGTCTATTCTTCTCCCTTTTATGACGCTGGCCCAACAAACCCCGGAAGTGAAGGCAACGAACGCTGCACAGCATTTGTTATCTCTCTATGATTTCCCGTCAATCTCTGCTCACGTGACTCCTTCTTAGTCCCGCCCCCCTCTCCACATGACCCACTTTttcgatttatttattttttcctcatAAGAACCGCTTTCTGGGCGGATCGTTCCATCGTTCACATTGCGGGGGGTAAAAACGGATTTGT
Proteins encoded in this window:
- the UTP18 gene encoding U3 small nucleolar RNA-associated protein 18 homolog: MEAVAGARYGSPVRRKRGRKEQRDADAGRGAVREGDASAPAHDLTEEARRARHLAVLAEKPAAERGLEELLFGDTQEGEGLLRRLQGHSSEQCDEGVSGNLLEEESCDSETDDETDNFLPSKKPAWVDEDDEAEEIIDMTHRHRKNMMKSAAERKITKEKLHRKLQEEFQSVMGATPSWAQRTMKTNIRKTKHEDDSEEDEDTDLLCKTGNFVTTSESLPRGILQIKNCLHANNDRPSNAKLTTVQFHHSAQVVMTAGLDQSVSLFQVDGKTNPKIQSIYLQKFPVYKARFSADGEQVIATSLREKLFYVYDMMGGKIIPVNRIRGLEERFVRKFEVSPDGSFLLISGLSGYQHLIAMKTKEFVGSMKINGRATASAFSPDSSKIYTHSDEGEVFIWDVKSRRCLSRFTDEGCLRGTCIAVSKNGQYVACGSRSGVVNVYAHDDCLRGTNPKPLKAIMNLVTAATSLSFNPTSEILAIASKKTDDAVKLVHIPSFTVFSNFPVTKKKRICLTQSMDFSPRSGFFSIANNKGKALLYRLKHYSDF